The Streptomyces sp. NL15-2K genome contains a region encoding:
- a CDS encoding alpha/beta hydrolase-fold protein — protein MTIEVPYQPIPVDQSDVRYAHGPDSARQPDVPVGETIEFDWNDSAIYPGTSRKFWVHAPAQYDPAEPASLMVFQDGWWYLDPGGEIRGSIVLDNLVHHGDIPVTIGVFVDPGIFPDAENPKNRNTEYDAYDDSYVGFLLNEIIPEVRKHYSIAEDPDQWGICGGSSGGNCAFTAAWLRPDKFRRVIGYLSSFAQMPDGNPYPEVIPRVPRKPLRIFLQAGHRDLRWNEPEANWLADNLRVAAALAEAGYDFRLVLGDGGHSPNHGGVLLPDALRWLWRSDDRPN, from the coding sequence GTGACGATCGAGGTGCCCTACCAGCCAATTCCGGTTGACCAGTCCGACGTTCGCTACGCCCACGGCCCCGACTCGGCTCGACAGCCAGACGTGCCCGTCGGAGAGACGATCGAGTTCGACTGGAACGACAGCGCGATCTACCCGGGCACGTCACGGAAGTTCTGGGTCCATGCGCCCGCGCAGTACGACCCCGCCGAGCCGGCGTCGCTGATGGTGTTCCAGGACGGATGGTGGTACCTGGACCCCGGAGGGGAGATCCGCGGCTCGATAGTCCTGGACAACCTCGTCCACCACGGGGACATCCCGGTCACCATCGGCGTGTTCGTCGACCCTGGCATCTTCCCCGACGCTGAGAATCCGAAGAACCGCAACACCGAGTACGACGCATACGACGATTCGTATGTCGGCTTCCTCCTGAACGAGATCATCCCCGAAGTCAGGAAGCACTACTCGATCGCCGAGGACCCCGATCAGTGGGGCATCTGCGGTGGCAGCAGCGGCGGCAACTGCGCCTTCACCGCGGCGTGGCTACGCCCGGACAAGTTCCGCCGCGTCATCGGGTACCTGTCCAGCTTCGCGCAGATGCCGGACGGCAACCCATACCCCGAAGTCATTCCCCGCGTTCCCCGCAAGCCGCTGCGGATTTTCCTGCAGGCGGGCCATCGTGACCTGCGCTGGAACGAGCCCGAGGCGAACTGGCTCGCTGACAACTTGCGTGTCGCGGCAGCGCTCGCAGAAGCCGGCTACGACTTCCGCCTTGTCCTGGGTGATGGCGGCCACAGCCCCAACCACGGTGGTGTCCTGCTCCCCGATGCCTTGCGCTGGTTGTGGCGGTCTGATGATCGCCCGAACTAG
- a CDS encoding non-canonical purine NTP pyrophosphatase, translated as MPPHRPTHPIQHSVRIGPTMRTDREQPVRRPLFVEDSGFYIEEFGGWPGPMVKQALEAFGSVGLTHLADLTENRACRFASAAVYVDEQGDLHTFADDSRKPGSIAATPDRGHGPRSWSDLWSIFVPEGATATLAALPPAEQEQVFAEWAKCSIVAALGQWLARAH; from the coding sequence ATGCCTCCGCACCGGCCAACTCACCCGATCCAGCACTCCGTTCGAATCGGGCCGACCATGCGAACGGATAGAGAACAGCCAGTCAGGCGACCACTCTTTGTCGAGGACTCAGGCTTCTACATCGAAGAGTTCGGCGGCTGGCCGGGGCCCATGGTCAAGCAAGCCCTCGAAGCCTTCGGATCGGTTGGGCTTACACATCTCGCAGACCTTACGGAGAACCGGGCATGCCGGTTCGCGAGTGCCGCCGTCTACGTCGATGAGCAGGGTGATCTCCACACCTTCGCGGACGACTCCCGGAAGCCGGGCTCCATCGCCGCTACCCCGGATCGCGGCCATGGACCACGGTCTTGGTCGGACCTTTGGTCGATCTTCGTTCCAGAGGGCGCCACAGCGACCCTCGCGGCGCTGCCCCCTGCCGAGCAGGAGCAAGTGTTTGCCGAGTGGGCGAAGTGTTCCATCGTCGCAGCCCTGGGACAATGGCTTGCCCGGGCCCATTGA
- a CDS encoding GTP-binding protein gives MTTTEATPAGAQVDKRVPVTVLTGFLGSGKTTLLNRILTEHHGLRIAVIENEFGEIGIDDALVLDSEEEIFEMNNGCICCTVRGDLIRILGALMRRREKFDHILIETTGLADPAPVAQTFFMDDEIAAQLRLDAIVTLVDAAHVLQHLDEVKPEGVENEAVEQVAFADRIVLNKTDLADEATLAEVEARVKAINAPVQILRARNAEVDLKQILDVGAFDLDRVLKDDPSFLTETEHQHDTTVTSVGIELDGEVDDRRLNAWLGTLLRTKGADIFRSKGILAIAGSSRQYVFQGVHMLLMGEEGAPWRADEPRRNRLVFIGRNLDRDELERGFADCLATAGAAA, from the coding sequence ATGACGACCACCGAAGCGACGCCGGCGGGCGCACAAGTCGACAAGCGAGTACCCGTCACCGTCCTGACCGGCTTCCTCGGCTCCGGCAAGACCACTCTGCTCAACCGGATCCTCACCGAACACCACGGCCTCAGGATCGCCGTGATCGAGAACGAGTTCGGCGAGATCGGCATCGACGACGCCCTCGTCCTCGACTCCGAGGAAGAGATCTTCGAGATGAACAACGGCTGCATCTGCTGCACCGTCCGAGGAGACCTCATCCGCATCCTGGGCGCCCTGATGCGCCGCCGCGAGAAGTTCGACCACATCCTCATCGAGACCACGGGCCTCGCCGACCCCGCGCCCGTCGCCCAGACCTTCTTCATGGACGACGAGATCGCCGCCCAGCTGCGCCTGGACGCCATCGTCACCCTCGTCGACGCCGCCCACGTCCTCCAGCACCTGGACGAGGTCAAGCCCGAGGGCGTGGAGAACGAGGCCGTCGAGCAGGTCGCCTTCGCCGACCGCATCGTGCTCAACAAGACCGACCTGGCCGACGAGGCGACCCTCGCCGAGGTCGAGGCGCGGGTGAAGGCGATCAACGCCCCGGTGCAGATCCTGCGCGCCCGCAACGCCGAGGTCGATCTGAAGCAGATCCTCGACGTCGGCGCCTTCGACCTGGACCGGGTTCTCAAGGACGACCCGTCCTTCCTCACCGAGACCGAGCACCAGCACGACACCACCGTCACCTCCGTCGGCATCGAACTCGACGGCGAGGTCGACGACCGCCGCCTCAACGCCTGGCTCGGCACCCTGCTGCGCACCAAGGGCGCCGACATCTTCCGCTCCAAGGGCATCCTCGCCATCGCCGGTTCCAGCAGGCAGTACGTCTTCCAGGGCGTCCACATGCTGCTGATGGGCGAGGAGGGCGCCCCGTGGCGGGCCGACGAACCCCGCCGCAACCGGCTGGTCTTCATCGGCCGCAACCTCGACCGCGACGAACTGGAGCGCGGCTTCGCCGACTGCCTGGCCACCGCGGGAGCCGCCGCGTGA
- a CDS encoding Fur family transcriptional regulator, translating into MSDPTTQQRPTRQRSALLEALANCRDFVSAQDLHARMTTDGTRIGLTTVYRGLRDLEAADAVDVVQAGAGERLYRWRPGDGHRHYLICRACGSSRPVDSEVVEEWAGRIASDSGFAAVEHTVELTGVCADCQPATD; encoded by the coding sequence GTGAGCGACCCGACGACCCAACAGCGGCCCACCCGGCAGCGGTCGGCCCTTCTGGAAGCCTTGGCGAACTGCCGCGACTTCGTCTCCGCTCAGGATCTGCACGCACGCATGACCACCGACGGCACACGGATCGGGCTGACCACCGTGTACCGAGGACTGCGGGACCTGGAGGCCGCGGACGCGGTCGACGTCGTCCAAGCTGGCGCCGGTGAACGGCTGTACCGGTGGCGGCCAGGCGACGGCCACCGCCACTACCTCATCTGCCGCGCCTGCGGCAGCAGTCGGCCAGTGGACTCCGAGGTCGTCGAGGAGTGGGCCGGGCGGATCGCCTCCGACTCCGGATTCGCCGCGGTAGAGCACACCGTCGAACTCACCGGCGTCTGCGCCGACTGCCAACCCGCCACCGATTGA